The Vibrio sp. 16 genome segment GTCACTAAAGAAACTACTTACTATTTCGAGTTAGCAAGATATAGACAATAAGACTGTTAAAGGATTTATCGTGAAAAAACTGGTTCTGTTAGTTTTAGCCACTCTCGTCGCCGCGCCCGCAGCGCTCGCTCAAGACCGATACATTGCGGATAAGCTTTTTACTTACATGCACTCTGGCCCAAGCAACCAATACCGTATTATTGGTAGTATCGATGCCGGTGATAAAGTAAAACTTTTGTCTACCGACCGAGCAACAGGCTACAGCCAAATCCAAGATGACCGAGGCAGAAAAGGTTGGGTTGAAAGCAAGTTTGTCACCAGCCAAGAAAGTATGGCACTGCGTCTACCTAAACTTGAAAAAGAGCTAGCAGAAACCAAAGAAAGACTTGCGAATGCTCGCTCTACGTCTGATCAAGAGAAAGCAGGACTTGTTGATTCTTTAGAAACCAGTAATCGTCGTATCGCTGAGTTGGAACAAAGCTACACCGACATGAGCCAACAACTCTCTTCGGCACAAGAAGAAGTTCGTAGCCTACGCGCTAAACTGGATACTCAGAAAGATGACTTATTACTTAAGTACTTTATGTATGGCGGTGGTGTAGCTGGTTTGGGCTTGCTGTTTGGCTTAATCTTGCCTCATATTATCCCGCGTAAGAAACGCTCCCCATCCGGCTGGGCATAATCAAAAAGAAAAGGTCGCTAACGCGACCTTTTTAGTTTCTCTCTTCTTTTAGCCTTGCCAATCGTACAGCGCTGGTACTTCGATACTTTCGCCATCAAATCGAATCAAACAGCTATTCTGATCGATTCGCTCCACTTGAATCCGATCCGTAATCCAATCTCCTTGGTTATATTCG includes the following:
- a CDS encoding TIGR04211 family SH3 domain-containing protein; the protein is MKKLVLLVLATLVAAPAALAQDRYIADKLFTYMHSGPSNQYRIIGSIDAGDKVKLLSTDRATGYSQIQDDRGRKGWVESKFVTSQESMALRLPKLEKELAETKERLANARSTSDQEKAGLVDSLETSNRRIAELEQSYTDMSQQLSSAQEEVRSLRAKLDTQKDDLLLKYFMYGGGVAGLGLLFGLILPHIIPRKKRSPSGWA